One genomic segment of Cellulophaga sp. HaHaR_3_176 includes these proteins:
- a CDS encoding CatB-related O-acetyltransferase, which produces MKNIYFFIKHLLRLPLDFIKKNNIHNTTRISSNTLISKTKIGRGNYIANNTVLINTELGNYCSIAPGVQIGGMQHSYWWLSTSPRLSDQCIFDKKTIIGNDVWIAAGCIIKQGVTIGDGAVIGAMSFVNQDIPENSIYFGSPAKFYKKRLDDTTFERLKKTEYWNYDYKKAKEILTKFDSK; this is translated from the coding sequence ATGAAAAATATATATTTTTTTATTAAACATTTATTAAGGTTACCTCTTGATTTTATAAAAAAAAATAATATTCACAATACTACTCGAATAAGTAGTAATACTTTAATATCTAAAACTAAAATAGGAAGAGGCAATTATATTGCCAATAATACCGTATTAATTAATACCGAATTGGGTAACTATTGTTCAATTGCACCAGGTGTTCAAATTGGAGGAATGCAACATTCATACTGGTGGCTAAGCACATCACCTAGACTTAGTGATCAATGTATTTTTGATAAAAAAACTATAATTGGAAACGATGTTTGGATAGCTGCTGGATGTATTATTAAACAAGGAGTTACAATTGGTGACGGTGCTGTTATCGGAGCCATGTCATTTGTTAATCAAGATATACCTGAAAATTCTATTTATTTTGGAAGTCCTGCCAAATTTTATAAAAAAAGATTAGATGACACTACATTTGAGAGGTTAAAAAAAACTGAATACTGGAACTACGATTATAAAAAAGCTAAAGAAATTTTAACAAAATTTGATTCTAAATAA
- a CDS encoding glycosyltransferase family 4 protein: MLDVKLIKNEKMKCLHICNDFSLTKVHSNLYKNLDQLNVEQIIYNPTRNTTPIGNNIFEFKVHNSKVVYSKTLKVYHKVFFNSKIKFLEKNLLENENLSDVNLIHATTLFSDGALAYKLHQKKSIPYIVAVRATDLTVFLKYRKDLYSLGLQIINNASKLIFISDSLKNKFLNHPFLSNKKDEIEKKCIVIYNGIDDFWLNKTQLKKYNNKPQNILYVGRLIPRKKIINLATAILELKNEGINFKLNIIGSGGADEEKLKEISNNNPDTVKCLGSINNKEELLKNYSNNDIFAMPSIGETFGLVYIEALSQGLPLLYSKADGIDGVFDINIGESCNGNDVLSIKNNLKKLFSNYSTYELHKIDFIEFNWKHIAQKYLNLYQSI, encoded by the coding sequence ATGTTAGACGTTAAACTAATTAAAAATGAAAAAATGAAATGTCTCCATATCTGTAATGATTTTTCTTTAACAAAGGTTCATAGTAATCTTTATAAAAACTTAGACCAACTAAATGTTGAGCAAATAATATATAACCCAACACGTAATACCACACCTATTGGAAATAATATATTTGAATTTAAAGTTCATAATAGTAAAGTTGTTTATTCAAAAACTCTTAAGGTGTACCACAAGGTATTTTTTAATAGTAAGATTAAGTTTTTAGAAAAAAATTTATTAGAAAATGAAAATTTATCTGATGTTAATTTGATACATGCAACTACACTTTTTAGTGATGGAGCTTTAGCTTATAAGCTACATCAAAAAAAAAGCATCCCATATATTGTAGCAGTTAGAGCAACTGATTTAACTGTTTTTTTAAAGTATAGAAAAGATTTATATTCTTTAGGTTTACAAATAATAAATAATGCAAGTAAATTAATTTTCATTAGTGACTCATTAAAAAATAAGTTTTTAAACCATCCCTTTTTAAGTAATAAAAAAGATGAAATAGAGAAAAAATGTATTGTAATTTATAATGGCATTGATGATTTTTGGTTAAATAAAACACAGCTTAAAAAATATAATAATAAACCCCAAAATATATTATATGTAGGAAGATTAATTCCTCGGAAAAAAATAATTAATTTAGCTACTGCTATATTAGAATTAAAAAATGAAGGAATAAATTTTAAATTGAACATAATCGGTTCTGGAGGTGCTGATGAAGAAAAATTAAAAGAAATTTCAAATAACAATCCTGATACAGTAAAATGCTTAGGCTCGATTAATAATAAAGAAGAACTCCTTAAAAACTATAGCAACAATGATATTTTTGCTATGCCATCAATAGGAGAAACTTTTGGTTTAGTATATATAGAAGCACTATCTCAGGGATTACCATTATTATACTCAAAAGCGGATGGAATAGATGGAGTATTTGATATAAATATTGGAGAATCCTGTAATGGAAATGATGTCTTAAGTATTAAAAATAATTTGAAGAAATTATTTTCTAACTACAGCACATACGAATTACATAAAATAGATTTTATTGAGTTTAATTGGAAACACATTGCTCAGAAATATTTAAACCTATACCAATCAATATGA
- a CDS encoding glycosyltransferase family 2 protein, translated as MKKISILYTCFNRKEKTLKSLKSLYKAIQKLENQIEFEVYLTDDGSTDGTSEAIRSSFSEVQILKGSGQLFWANGMINSWKEALKNNYDGYLLLNDDTELYENSIEQLLSCHVHSLKKFNQEGIYIGATEDKHKKKLTYSGSVLLNKFLYTQKRLAPNGDFQYCDLANANIMLVSKQVVDKIGILSTGYDHGIADYDYTLMASQKKLPVIIAPEYCGHCEYDHIDFYVNYTSKTIKERKELLYSPTKMAFKSNVKYMKKFFPLRLPFYVFFGYFKLYFPKTYLKLFRNVRR; from the coding sequence ATGAAAAAAATTTCAATTTTATATACTTGTTTTAACAGAAAAGAGAAAACTTTAAAATCTTTAAAATCTTTATATAAAGCAATACAAAAACTCGAAAATCAAATTGAGTTTGAAGTTTATTTAACTGATGATGGTTCTACTGATGGTACCAGTGAAGCTATAAGAAGTTCTTTTTCTGAAGTACAAATTTTAAAAGGTTCTGGTCAGTTATTTTGGGCTAATGGAATGATCAATTCATGGAAAGAAGCTTTAAAGAATAATTATGATGGTTATTTGTTATTAAATGACGATACCGAACTTTATGAAAATAGTATTGAACAGCTTTTATCGTGCCATGTACATTCTTTAAAAAAATTCAATCAAGAAGGCATTTATATAGGAGCAACTGAAGATAAGCATAAAAAAAAGTTAACCTATAGTGGATCTGTTCTACTAAATAAATTTTTATATACTCAAAAAAGATTAGCACCCAATGGTGATTTTCAATATTGTGATTTAGCTAATGCTAACATAATGCTCGTTTCAAAACAAGTTGTTGATAAAATCGGAATCCTATCTACAGGATATGATCATGGTATTGCAGATTATGATTATACGTTAATGGCTAGTCAGAAAAAATTACCAGTTATCATAGCTCCTGAATATTGTGGACATTGTGAATATGACCATATAGATTTTTATGTTAATTATACTTCTAAAACAATTAAAGAGCGTAAAGAACTTTTGTACAGTCCCACAAAAATGGCATTTAAATCTAATGTCAAGTACATGAAAAAGTTTTTCCCTTTAAGATTACCGTTCTACGTTTTCTTTGGTTACTTTAAATTATACTTCCCAAAAACTTATTTAAAATTATTTAGAAATGTTAGACGTTAA